The Zingiber officinale cultivar Zhangliang chromosome 9A, Zo_v1.1, whole genome shotgun sequence genome window below encodes:
- the LOC122020653 gene encoding protein E6-like yields the protein MASSVNFLLFSSLLLTSLSISFPEVTARTPATTTTTVVIPEATPAVQVEKAAKFSTHSHPSPTTKSSYEEKEPKAQQGYRNEKYGMSDTLFLENGKYFYDSVAEKGYGLYAGIGLKGANHYVYNNYNDEANNYERQNNGENEEYNP from the exons ATGGCTTCCTCAGTGAACTTCTTACTCTTCTCTTCCCTCCTCCTCACGTCTTTATCCATCTCTTTTCCTGAAGTCACTGCCAGAACTCCTGCAACCACAACAACCACAGTAGTCATCCCTGAGGCGACGCCGGCTGTCCAAGTCGAGAAAGCTGCAAAATTCAGCACTCATAGTCATCCCTCTCCCACCACCAA ATCGAGCTACGAGGAGAAAGAACCCAAAGCTCAGCAAGGTTACAGGAATGAGAAGTATGGAATGAGTGACACATTGTTCTTAGAAAATGGGAAATATTTTTACGATAGTGTTGCTGAAAAAGGATATGGATTATATGCTGGAATTGGCTTAAAGGGTGCTAACCATTATGTGTACAATAATTATAATGACGAGGCAAATAATTATGAGAGACAGAACAATGGAGAAAATGAAGAGTATAATCCATGA
- the LOC122019579 gene encoding protein DMP6-like, which translates to MATNQLLIAGAGDQRSPLLSNAGGEEDHSHKAEAVPSRTLLQVVYKSTADLANYLPTGTTLAFHVLAPVLTDGGRCAATANRAMTSALLLVCCLSSIVLTLTDSFTDATTGRVRYGLATRRGLLVIDGLPPPAPAVAAEYRLMPVDLLHALMTLLVFVAVALANRNVVSCFYPIESPNVAQVVAAAPVVVGLVVSAVFVAFPSTRHGIGFPVTPK; encoded by the coding sequence ATGGCAACTAATCAACTGCTCATCGCCGGCGCTGGCGATCAGAGGAGCCCTCTCTTGTCCAACGCCGGAGGGGAGGAGGACCACAGCCACAAGGCGGAGGCGGTGCCGTCGCGTACTCTGCTTCAGGTGGTCTACAAGAGCACTGCCGACCTTGCCAATTACCTCCCCACCGGCACCACCCTCGCCTTCCATGTTCTCGCCCCCGTCCTCACTGACGGCGGCCGATGCGCCGCCACAGCCAACCGGGCCATGACCTCTGCACTGCTCCTAGTCTGCTGCCTCTCCTCGATCGTCCTCACCCTCACCGACAGCTTCACCGACGCCACAACCGGCCGCGTCCGCTACGGCCTCGCCACCCGGCGTGGCCTCCTTGTCATCGACGGTCTGCCGCCTCCGGCGCCGGCTGTCGCGGCAGAGTACAGGCTGATGCCGGTCGACTTGCTGCACGCGCTCATGACACTGCTAGTGTTCGTGGCCGTGGCGCTGGCGAACCGCAACGTGGTGTCGTGCTTCTACCCGATCGAGTCGCCCAACGTGGCGCAGGTGGTGGCGGCTGCGCCGGTCGTCGTCGGCCTCGTTGTAAGCGCCGTCTTCGTGGCTTTCCCGTCGACTCGCCACGGCATCGGATTTCCAGTGACGCCCAAatga